From Vagococcus jeotgali, one genomic window encodes:
- a CDS encoding LacI family DNA-binding transcriptional regulator, with protein MVTIKDVAQHAGVSVASVSRYINNRGYVRVQTGEKIAIAIKELNYVPNEIARSLSQKKSKLIGVLLPDITNPYFPLIAKGIEETLIKNGYMMLLANTADSTKQLNQYMTTFAQNNVSGIITALPIEPLENMIVVGVDRVYDSHINTVLPDDYLGGRLIGEKLLTTTFNNILIITGDLSFESAKNRLNGLLDVIDKETSSYEIYESLSFNVSDIDTISSVFFEKYKHVDTLVASNDYLALKMMQKAQQLGLSIPKDLQIIGYDGIPFTEMTYPKLTTIKQPAYELGKKTAEVMIEALSGSTAEIKEYILPVELQNGESLR; from the coding sequence ATGGTGACTATAAAAGACGTTGCACAACATGCTGGTGTCTCTGTAGCAAGTGTCTCAAGGTATATTAATAATAGAGGCTATGTTAGAGTGCAGACAGGTGAAAAAATAGCAATAGCTATAAAAGAACTAAATTATGTTCCAAATGAGATAGCTAGATCCTTATCTCAAAAAAAATCAAAATTAATAGGTGTGTTACTTCCAGACATTACTAACCCCTATTTTCCTTTGATAGCTAAAGGTATAGAAGAAACTTTAATTAAAAATGGTTATATGATGTTACTAGCAAATACGGCTGATTCAACAAAACAATTAAATCAATATATGACAACATTTGCCCAAAATAATGTTAGTGGTATTATCACAGCTCTACCCATTGAGCCATTGGAAAATATGATTGTTGTAGGGGTTGACCGTGTTTATGATAGTCATATTAATACTGTTTTACCAGATGATTACCTAGGTGGTCGGTTAATAGGTGAAAAATTACTTACGACAACATTCAACAATATTTTAATTATTACCGGAGACTTGTCATTTGAAAGTGCTAAAAATAGATTAAATGGCTTATTAGATGTGATTGATAAAGAAACAAGTTCTTATGAAATTTATGAGTCGTTATCTTTTAATGTTTCAGATATTGACACCATTAGTTCTGTTTTTTTTGAGAAGTATAAACATGTTGATACACTTGTTGCATCAAATGATTATTTGGCTTTAAAAATGATGCAAAAAGCACAGCAGTTAGGTTTATCTATACCAAAAGACTTACAGATTATTGGTTATGACGGCATCCCTTTCACAGAGATGACATACCCTAAACTAACAACTATTAAGCAACCTGCTTATGAATTAGGTAAAAAAACAGCTGAAGTGATGATAGAAGCATTAAGTGGTTCTACAGCTGAGATCAAAGAATATATTTTACCTGTTGAACTTCAAAATGGCGAAAGTTTGAGATAA
- the rbsK gene encoding ribokinase, with protein sequence MKIGVIGSLSTDFVVTTKQIPKQGETVLGDSFNTYFGGKGANQAIAASRAGAEVFMLGSVGSDYQADLLLNNLKENNVDISMMKKVEGVESGSAHIQIKDGDNRIIVVPGSNAYTKIDMIQFYQEKLKAMDVIVLQNEIPIETVKYVIDFCHEQSIKVLYNPAPVADIGAEYIEKVDFLTPNEGEFAILFPDDTLDDMLEKYPNKLIVTLGDRGVIYHNGLENVIVKAEHVTNVVDTTGAGDTFNGYLAKGIAEELSLLECLKLGNKSSALSIQKKGAQRGIPFIEEIE encoded by the coding sequence ATGAAAATAGGTGTTATTGGAAGTTTGTCAACTGATTTTGTTGTTACAACAAAGCAGATTCCAAAACAAGGAGAGACGGTTTTAGGTGATAGCTTTAATACATATTTTGGAGGTAAAGGTGCTAATCAAGCTATTGCAGCAAGTCGTGCTGGAGCCGAAGTATTTATGTTGGGTTCAGTAGGTTCAGATTACCAAGCAGATTTGTTACTTAATAATCTAAAAGAAAACAACGTGGATATTTCGATGATGAAAAAAGTTGAAGGTGTTGAAAGTGGCTCTGCTCACATTCAAATCAAAGATGGCGACAATCGTATTATTGTCGTACCTGGAAGTAATGCTTATACAAAAATAGATATGATTCAATTCTATCAGGAAAAGTTAAAAGCTATGGATGTGATTGTTTTACAAAATGAAATCCCCATAGAAACAGTGAAATATGTGATCGATTTTTGTCATGAACAGAGTATTAAGGTACTTTATAATCCAGCACCTGTAGCTGATATAGGAGCTGAATATATTGAAAAAGTCGACTTTTTAACTCCTAATGAAGGAGAATTTGCTATTTTATTTCCTGATGATACTTTAGATGACATGCTAGAGAAATACCCTAATAAGCTGATTGTTACTTTAGGGGATAGAGGTGTTATATACCACAACGGCTTAGAAAATGTCATTGTTAAAGCAGAACATGTCACAAATGTAGTTGATACAACAGGAGCTGGAGATACATTTAACGGGTATTTAGCTAAAGGTATTGCTGAGGAGTTATCTCTTTTAGAGTGTTTAAAATTAGGTAATAAATCATCAGCACTATCAATTCAAAAAAAAGGAGCACAACGTGGTATTCCTTTTATCGAGGAGATTGAATAA
- the rbsD gene encoding D-ribose pyranase: protein MKKHGLLNSEISKVVDDLRHTDQIIIADCGLPIPNGVKEIDISLVLGTPDFISVLEVILSEVVIEELVLADEILEYNYELYQKIKDLIKVPTSFVSHRKFKEKSHHVKAIIRTGEASPYANIILQSAVCF, encoded by the coding sequence ATGAAAAAACATGGCCTACTTAATTCAGAGATATCTAAAGTAGTTGATGATTTAAGACATACAGATCAAATTATTATAGCTGATTGTGGTTTACCTATTCCAAATGGTGTTAAAGAGATTGATATTTCCTTGGTGCTGGGAACACCTGATTTTATATCAGTTTTAGAAGTTATATTATCAGAGGTTGTTATTGAAGAGCTAGTTTTAGCAGACGAAATATTAGAGTACAATTATGAGCTATATCAAAAAATAAAAGACTTGATAAAGGTACCGACTTCTTTTGTGTCACATAGAAAATTTAAAGAAAAAAGTCATCATGTTAAAGCAATTATTCGAACAGGGGAAGCTAGCCCTTATGCCAATATCATATTACAATCAGCTGTTTGTTTTTAA
- a CDS encoding IS30 family transposase, with protein sequence MTYIHLTTDELVLIESYYHQAKKVKHVADTLKRSRQTIYNVYNALNEGLSILDYYQRYKKNKKKCGRRPISLPDNETKYIQNKVAQGWTPDVIIGRAEISISCSVRTLYRLFSRESFDSTTLPMKGKRKPNGHKEKRGKQAFKRTIHQRDAEHNEFQSEFGHLEGDTIVGKNHKSAVITLVERLSKVIITLKPTGRHAIDIENSLNEWLKKCPNHLFKSITFDCGKEFSNWKSISNLNDIDIYFADPGTPSQRGLNENSNGLLRKDGLPKKMDFNEVDESFIQSVASKRNNIPRKSLNYKTPLEVFLSYVDNDILSSLI encoded by the coding sequence ATGACCTATATACATCTTACTACAGACGAGCTTGTTTTAATAGAATCTTATTATCACCAAGCTAAAAAAGTTAAACATGTTGCTGATACTTTAAAAAGATCAAGACAAACTATTTATAATGTTTACAACGCTTTAAATGAGGGATTATCTATTCTAGATTACTATCAAAGATACAAAAAAAATAAAAAGAAATGTGGAAGGCGTCCTATTTCTTTACCTGATAATGAAACAAAATATATTCAAAACAAAGTGGCTCAAGGATGGACTCCTGACGTGATTATCGGTCGTGCTGAGATTTCTATTTCTTGTTCTGTTCGGACACTTTATAGATTGTTCTCGCGTGAATCTTTTGATTCCACAACTTTACCAATGAAAGGTAAAAGAAAACCTAATGGGCATAAAGAAAAACGAGGTAAACAAGCATTTAAACGAACCATTCATCAGAGAGACGCTGAGCATAACGAGTTTCAAAGTGAATTTGGTCACCTAGAAGGTGACACTATTGTTGGGAAAAATCATAAAAGTGCTGTTATTACATTAGTTGAAAGGTTATCAAAAGTTATTATTACCTTAAAGCCAACAGGGAGACACGCTATAGATATTGAGAATAGCTTAAATGAATGGTTAAAAAAATGCCCTAATCACTTGTTTAAATCTATCACATTTGATTGTGGCAAAGAATTTTCTAACTGGAAATCTATCAGTAACTTAAATGATATTGATATCTACTTTGCTGACCCTGGTACACCTTCACAACGAGGTTTAAATGAAAATTCTAATGGACTATTGCGTAAGGATGGATTGCCTAAGAAAATGGATTTCAACGAAGTTGATGAATCTTTCATTCAATCTGTTGCATCCAAAAGAAATAATATTCCTAGAAAATCATTAAACTATAAAACACCATTAGAAGTATTTTTGAGCTATGTAGACAATGACATTTTGTCTAGCTTAATTTGA
- a CDS encoding ABC transporter permease, protein MMENIKKRKVSLGSLGPLLALIVLVIVVTILNPNFIAPNNLLNLLRQISINALIAFGMSFVILTGGIDLSVGSILALSGALTAGLITNGISPAIAMLIGMILGSFLGLLNGLLITKGKMAPFIATLATMTIYRGATLVYTDGNPITGIGDSFLFQFIGKGYLFGIPFPIVIMLLFFIILYILLHKTAFGKKTYAVGGNIKAAKIAGVKTDRVQIIIYTISGLMASISGIILTSRLNSAQPTSGQAYEMDAIAAVVLGGTSLSGGKGGLFGTLVGALIIGTINNGLNLLGVSSFYQQIVKGIVIIIAVLLDRKQNKD, encoded by the coding sequence ATGATGGAGAATATAAAGAAAAGAAAAGTTAGTCTTGGCTCCCTAGGGCCTTTACTGGCCTTAATCGTTTTAGTCATCGTTGTTACAATTTTAAACCCCAATTTTATTGCTCCAAATAATCTATTAAATTTATTAAGACAAATTTCGATTAATGCTTTAATTGCCTTTGGAATGAGTTTTGTCATTTTAACAGGAGGTATTGATTTATCAGTTGGTTCTATTTTAGCTTTATCAGGAGCCTTAACAGCAGGACTCATAACTAATGGTATATCACCAGCTATTGCCATGTTAATTGGAATGATTTTAGGTTCATTTTTAGGATTATTAAATGGTTTATTGATTACAAAGGGAAAAATGGCTCCGTTTATTGCCACATTAGCCACGATGACAATTTATAGAGGAGCAACTTTAGTTTACACAGACGGCAACCCAATAACTGGTATAGGGGATAGTTTTTTATTCCAATTTATTGGTAAAGGTTATCTATTTGGAATCCCATTTCCAATTGTGATTATGCTATTATTTTTTATCATCTTATATATCTTATTACATAAAACAGCTTTTGGTAAGAAAACTTATGCTGTTGGAGGTAATATTAAAGCTGCTAAAATTGCTGGTGTCAAAACAGATAGAGTCCAAATTATTATTTATACGATTTCAGGTTTGATGGCTTCAATATCAGGTATTATTTTAACATCACGATTAAATTCAGCACAACCAACATCTGGTCAAGCTTACGAAATGGATGCTATTGCAGCTGTAGTTTTAGGTGGTACAAGTCTATCTGGTGGTAAAGGTGGACTATTTGGTACATTAGTTGGTGCTTTAATTATAGGAACTATAAATAATGGACTAAATTTACTAGGTGTATCTAGTTTCTATCAGCAAATTGTAAAAGGAATTGTTATCATTATCGCTGTTTTATTAGATAGAAAACAAAATAAAGATTAG
- a CDS encoding D-ribose ABC transporter substrate-binding protein, whose amino-acid sequence MFLAGCNAVSLGDNDGGQETVKEEKQASDLKVGVSISTLNNPFFVSVKEGITTLASENDTKTIISDAQNDASKQSNDMDDLIQQKVDVILVNPVDSSAIQNAVESANAANIPVITIDRSSDGGEVLTFVTSDNVKGGEMAANFIVEKVGKGAKVAQLEGTPGASATRERGEGFENIAKNDLDIIQSQTADFDRAKGLTVMENMLQSNSDIQAVFAQNDEMALGAAEALKSVGKKDVIVVGFDGNDDGIKAVSEGKIAATIAQQPVEMGKLSLQAAYDYFEGKDISPKIDSPLELVEYK is encoded by the coding sequence ATGTTCTTGGCAGGGTGTAATGCAGTATCATTGGGTGATAATGATGGTGGACAAGAAACTGTCAAGGAAGAAAAACAAGCATCTGATTTAAAGGTTGGTGTGAGTATTTCCACTCTTAATAATCCATTCTTTGTGTCTGTCAAAGAAGGTATTACAACTTTAGCTAGTGAGAATGATACTAAGACAATTATTTCTGACGCACAAAATGATGCCTCTAAACAAAGTAATGACATGGATGATTTGATTCAGCAAAAAGTGGATGTCATCTTAGTTAACCCAGTGGACTCCTCAGCTATTCAAAATGCTGTTGAATCTGCTAATGCTGCCAATATTCCTGTGATTACTATTGATAGAAGCTCAGATGGTGGCGAAGTTTTAACGTTTGTCACTTCTGATAATGTTAAAGGTGGAGAAATGGCTGCTAATTTTATTGTTGAAAAAGTAGGTAAAGGTGCTAAAGTTGCCCAACTAGAAGGAACTCCTGGTGCTTCAGCAACAAGAGAGCGGGGAGAAGGTTTTGAGAATATTGCCAAAAATGATTTAGATATCATCCAAAGTCAAACGGCTGATTTTGACCGAGCTAAAGGTTTAACGGTTATGGAGAATATGTTACAGTCCAATTCAGATATACAGGCAGTCTTTGCCCAAAATGATGAGATGGCATTAGGTGCTGCTGAGGCATTAAAATCTGTTGGAAAAAAAGATGTCATCGTTGTCGGATTTGATGGCAATGATGATGGTATTAAAGCTGTTTCCGAAGGGAAAATAGCTGCTACTATTGCTCAGCAACCAGTTGAAATGGGTAAATTGTCACTTCAAGCAGCTTATGATTATTTTGAAGGAAAAGATATTTCTCCTAAAATTGATTCACCACTAGAACTTGTGGAGTACAAGTAA
- the rnhC gene encoding ribonuclease HIII: protein MQETITKVCSVSTIKKMKETYQSQLVKTPPYAVFQAKKSGVTITAYESGKVVFQGVDARDETNKWSGEIKEKKESATTKNSPLPKDFDTWSVVGSDEVGNGSYLGPVVVCATYVEHKHMALLKELGVKDSKMLTDKDIRRIAKEIIHVIPYKRLTVTPEKYNDIQPRYNVNRMKVALHNQAIYLLLKEIAPIKPEGILIDQFTPEANYRKYLKQEQHPVTSPLYFTTKGEQYHLSVAAASIICRAEFLEELDKASSELGFTVPSGAGAASDMAAAKILKQGGLSLLNKYAKLHFANTKKAQAIFNR from the coding sequence ATGCAAGAAACAATAACCAAAGTCTGTAGTGTGTCTACCATAAAAAAAATGAAAGAAACTTATCAATCACAACTTGTTAAGACACCGCCCTATGCTGTGTTTCAAGCTAAAAAAAGTGGCGTGACAATCACAGCTTATGAATCAGGAAAAGTTGTTTTTCAAGGTGTAGATGCTCGTGATGAGACTAATAAATGGAGCGGAGAAATTAAGGAGAAAAAAGAGAGTGCAACAACAAAAAACTCTCCATTACCTAAAGATTTTGATACTTGGTCAGTAGTTGGTAGTGATGAAGTAGGCAATGGTAGTTATTTAGGACCTGTTGTTGTATGTGCTACTTATGTTGAACACAAACATATGGCCCTCTTAAAAGAGTTAGGTGTTAAAGACTCTAAAATGCTAACAGATAAGGATATTAGGAGAATTGCTAAAGAAATTATTCATGTTATCCCCTACAAACGTTTAACTGTTACACCAGAAAAATACAATGACATACAACCTAGATATAATGTTAACCGAATGAAAGTAGCCCTGCACAATCAAGCTATCTACCTATTACTAAAAGAAATCGCACCAATCAAACCAGAAGGTATTTTAATTGATCAATTCACACCTGAAGCTAATTATCGTAAATACTTGAAACAAGAACAACACCCTGTCACCTCTCCTCTTTATTTTACAACAAAAGGAGAACAATACCATTTGTCAGTAGCTGCTGCTTCCATTATTTGCCGAGCTGAATTTTTAGAAGAATTAGATAAGGCAAGTAGTGAATTAGGCTTTACTGTTCCTTCTGGAGCAGGAGCAGCTTCTGATATGGCTGCGGCTAAAATTTTAAAACAAGGTGGCCTATCTTTACTAAATAAATATGCGAAACTTCATTTTGCTAATACCAAAAAAGCCCAAGCTATTTTTAACCGGTAG
- the zapA gene encoding cell division protein ZapA, which produces MTQEEKKRYKANIAGKTYTIIGKESHFHMDMVSDLANEQIEMIKQQGPTLTTEQVAVLLAINTISNQVKQQEIIVSLKEERDYLEKELEKMFELEERLERIAEREKEARKKIISENRELTEEEALNQIEVQKVLNEQVKEKIKKNNSQKKEQVFTNNN; this is translated from the coding sequence ATGACTCAAGAAGAGAAAAAACGCTACAAAGCTAATATAGCTGGTAAGACCTATACTATTATTGGTAAAGAAAGTCATTTTCATATGGATATGGTAAGTGATTTAGCGAATGAACAGATTGAGATGATCAAACAACAAGGTCCAACTTTGACAACAGAACAAGTTGCAGTCTTGCTAGCTATTAATACGATTTCCAATCAGGTGAAACAACAAGAGATTATTGTTAGCTTGAAAGAGGAAAGAGATTATTTGGAAAAAGAATTAGAAAAAATGTTCGAACTTGAAGAGCGTCTTGAACGTATTGCTGAGCGTGAAAAAGAAGCTAGAAAAAAAATCATAAGTGAAAATCGTGAATTAACAGAAGAAGAAGCACTAAATCAAATTGAAGTTCAAAAAGTGCTAAACGAACAAGTTAAAGAGAAAATAAAAAAGAATAATAGTCAAAAAAAAGAACAAGTCTTCACAAATAATAATTAA
- a CDS encoding CvpA family protein, translating to MLTIISIIILGTAFYAGYRRGLALQIVYFLGYTLSFMAAKHFYKSVGKKIELFVPYPAPTPKTHFTIMDNALVFDLDKAFYASFGFILVLFVGYLLTKFVGMLCYRLTFTFLLKKGNSLAGALVNTFVTYIGLVLVLTMLSMIPLDFIQSAFKSSSLASFMVEKTPFLSSDLHRWWITDIIK from the coding sequence ATGTTAACAATTATAAGTATCATCATTTTAGGAACAGCTTTTTATGCAGGTTATAGACGTGGTTTAGCCTTACAGATTGTCTATTTTTTAGGGTATACACTAAGTTTTATGGCTGCAAAACATTTTTATAAAAGTGTGGGGAAGAAAATTGAGTTGTTTGTTCCTTACCCAGCACCAACCCCAAAAACTCATTTTACGATTATGGATAATGCTTTAGTCTTTGACTTAGATAAAGCTTTTTATGCATCTTTTGGTTTTATTTTAGTTTTATTTGTGGGATATTTATTAACAAAATTTGTGGGCATGTTATGCTATAGGTTAACATTTACCTTTCTTCTTAAAAAAGGTAACTCTCTAGCAGGGGCTTTAGTCAATACGTTTGTCACATATATTGGGTTGGTTTTGGTGCTTACCATGTTGAGTATGATACCACTAGATTTTATTCAATCAGCTTTTAAATCAAGTAGTTTAGCTAGTTTTATGGTAGAGAAGACGCCATTTTTATCAAGTGATTTACATAGATGGTGGATTACAGATATTATTAAGTAA